The Myroides phaeus DNA segment CTGTTGTTGCTACCTCATTTCTTTACCTCTATGATGGCGAAGTCAAGCATCGTTGGTCCTTCATTAGACCCTGATGATAAAGACAGTAAATATTACGAAGTAGAAACTAATTAACAATGACTCAAAAATTTCAATATAGTATGAAAACTTTTTTATTTTCATTCCCTGTGAAAGCAGTGCTTGCATTCTCAGTTTTACTAACAGCTTGCTCGTCTAAAGAAGAACAGCAAACTACAACACCAACAACAGAAACGGCTAAAGTAACCATTACTACTTCGCCTATTCAACATATTAATCTTTCTTATACAGTTTCAGTTCCCGGTGAAATGAAACCGTATGAACAAGTAGCCTTGTATTCAAAGGTTTCTGGTTTTATAAAAACGCTTTACGTTGACCGGGGAGATCAAGTAAAAAAAGGGCAATTATTGGCGTTATTAGAAGCTCCTGAAGTAAATCAACGCCATTTATCAGACAAGTCGGCCGAACAAAAAGTACACACAGATTATCTTCTTGCGAAACAAGTATATGAGCGTTTAGTTGATGCTTCTAAAACCAGTGGTGCTGTTGCCTTAATCGAATTAGAACGCGCACAAAGTAATATGAATAGTGCTAAAGCAGCTTATGAATCTGCTAAAGCAAGTACTGCTCAAGCGTATCAACAACAAGATTATTTACGCATTACAGCTCCGTTTGACGGAATTATTACGGATAGATATTTGTCTACAGGGTCTTTAGTTGGAAACAACGGAGCTCAACCTGTATTTGCAATGGCACAGAATGGAAAGTTGCGCTTAACGGTTTCTATTCCAGAAAAACACGCAGCGGCTGTTC contains these protein-coding regions:
- a CDS encoding efflux RND transporter periplasmic adaptor subunit, whose amino-acid sequence is MKTFLFSFPVKAVLAFSVLLTACSSKEEQQTTTPTTETAKVTITTSPIQHINLSYTVSVPGEMKPYEQVALYSKVSGFIKTLYVDRGDQVKKGQLLALLEAPEVNQRHLSDKSAEQKVHTDYLLAKQVYERLVDASKTSGAVALIELERAQSNMNSAKAAYESAKASTAQAYQQQDYLRITAPFDGIITDRYLSTGSLVGNNGAQPVFAMAQNGKLRLTVSIPEKHAAAVPDEMTATFTVSGAPGQKFDTQLSRTSGLLNNQDRSLTLEFDIDNKDKNFKGGDYAQVQLNLQRHNPTYWVNTKSILRSQAGTFVLTLDKEQNLKRIPVKMGAQLDTITEVFGQLALDDLIINKPSEEMKEGKVAM